The DNA window TTTCCCTGGTGGGTGGCGGGCGGGTTCGCCGTCGAGGCGGCGGCGGGACGGCGGGTGCGCGATCACGAGGACGTCGACGTGCTGGTGCTGCGTCGTGACGGATTTCGGGTGGCTCGGTGGATCGCCGCCTGGGATCCCCGCGCGAGCGAGTCGCCGCCGGACCGGACTTCGACCGACGGGACTCCGCCGGGATGTTCGTCGCGGGGGCTGCCGCCCGGTGTGCGCACGTTGGTGTGTCGCGTTCCCGGGGTGCCGGCGGTGGAGGTGATGGTGGGCGAGACGGTGGGCGCGTCGTGGGTGTCCGGGCGTCATCCGGACGTACGGCGCCCGATCACCGAGCTGGGGCGCGTGTCGGCGACCGGCGTGCCCTACCTGAAGCCGGGTGTGTGTCTGTTCCACAAGGCCGGGCGCATCCGCCCCCAGGACATCATCGACTTCGAGGCGGTGCTTCCCGTGCTGGAGGACGGCGACCGGGCCTGGCTGATCCACGCCCTCGACACGGCCTTCCCCGACCATCCCTGGCGCCCGCGCCTGGGCGACGGGGCGACACACCGGCAGGCCCCTCGATGAGCACACCCCCACGCCGGCGGTCGCGCCCGGGCCCGTCGCTGCGGGCGGCGTGGCAACTCCAAGCCGACGCCCTGCTGACCCAACGCCTGCACCTGCACCTGGACGAATGGCGCACCGCCGTAGGCACCACCCCGTCCGCCGCGACCGCGCACCCGCGCGACCGCGACGACGCGGCCGGCCGCCCGTCCGCTCCCACGCGCAAGGAACCGACCGAGGTCGCGAACGCGATCGTGGACCGCGCGGTGGATCCGCCCCGCGAGGCGGCCCGGTTGCTGGACCGGGCCGGGCTGGCGCACTGGTGGCGCCCTCCCCGCCTGCACGGACACCCCGCCGGCCCACCGCACACGTCGTCGACCGCGAACGCCGCGCACACCGCGCGAACCCTCCTCGGCGAACCCCGTGGGGTGTCCTGGCACCACGCGGCGATCGAGGCCGCCGTCGCGGGCGCCTGGTGGGTGGGGTTCTTCGCCGCGATCAGACCGGGCGGGACACACCACCGCGACCCCGACGCCGACCTGCCGGCCCTCGACGAC is part of the Embleya scabrispora genome and encodes:
- a CDS encoding nucleotidyltransferase domain-containing protein yields the protein MVAVELEAVADAFAGADFPWWVAGGFAVEAAAGRRVRDHEDVDVLVLRRDGFRVARWIAAWDPRASESPPDRTSTDGTPPGCSSRGLPPGVRTLVCRVPGVPAVEVMVGETVGASWVSGRHPDVRRPITELGRVSATGVPYLKPGVCLFHKAGRIRPQDIIDFEAVLPVLEDGDRAWLIHALDTAFPDHPWRPRLGDGATHRQAPR